A portion of the Drosophila sechellia strain sech25 chromosome 2R, ASM438219v1, whole genome shotgun sequence genome contains these proteins:
- the LOC6609434 gene encoding hydroxymethylglutaryl-CoA synthase 1, whose amino-acid sequence MASHWPENVGIRAIEILFPSQYVDQTELETFDGASAGKYTIGLGQAKMGFCSDREDVNSLCLTVVSRLLERHHVNHSEIGRLEVGTETIVDKSKSVKSVLMQLFAESGNTDIEGIDTTNACYGGTAALFNAVNWVESSSWDGRLALAVCADIAVYAKGAARPTGGAGAVAMLVGPNAPLILDRGLRATHMEHAYDFYKPDLSSEYPTVDGKLSIQCYLSALDTCYRLYRKKFDQQQKDSSKQPASLSTFDAILFHTPFCKLVQKSVGRLSFNDFLLSSEEERTKQFPELERFNTATLESTYFDRDVEKAFMTQSADIFASKTKKSLLLANQVGNMYTPSVYSGLVSLLIGGPANELVGKRIGLFSYGSGLAASMYSISVTQDAAAFEKFVSKLEYVQPLLNSREKVAPEQFSALMEVREKNNHAAPYTPTGSISALFPGTYYLKDVDALHRRTYERTPTISNGVH is encoded by the coding sequence ATGGCATCCCACTGGCCCGAGAACGTTGGCATACGCGCCATCGAGATTCTCTTCCCCTCCCAGTACGTGGACCAGACGGAGCTGGAGACCTTCGATGGTGCCTCCGCGGGCAAGTACACAATTGGCCTGGGCCAGGCCAAGATGGGCTTCTGCTCGGACCGCGAGGATGTTAACTCTCTCTGCCTGACGGTTGTGAGTCGCCTGCTGGAGCGACACCATGTGAACCACTCGGAGATCGGACGACTGGAGGTGGGTACCGAGACCATTGTGGACAAGTCCAAGTCGGTGAAGTCCGTGCTGATGCAGCTGTTCGCCGAGAGCGGAAACACGGACATCGAGGGCATCGACACCACAAACGCCTGTTACGGCGGCACGGCGGCGCTCTTCAATGCCGTCAACTGGGTGGAATCTTCCAGCTGGGACGGCCGCCTGGCTTTGGCCGTTTGTGCTGATATCGCCGTGTACGCCAAGGGTGCAGCGCGCCCAACTGGCGGTGCGGGTGCTGTGGCTATGCTGGTGGGTCCAAATGCGCCGCTTATCCTCGATCGTGGACTACGCGCCACGCACATGGAGCACGCCTACGACTTTTACAAGCCGGACCTCAGCTCCGAATATCCCACGGTAGATGGAAAGCTCTCTATTCAGTGCTACCTTTCTGCTCTGGACACCTGCTACAGGCTGTATCGCAAGAAGTTCGACCAGCAGCAGAAGGATAGTTCCAAGCAGCCGGCCAGCCTGAGCACCTTCGATGCTATCCTATTCCACACACCCTTTTGCAAGTTGGTGCAAAAATCTGTGGGTCGCCTGAGCTTCAACGATTTCCTGCTGAGCAGTGAGGAGGAGCGAACAAAGCAGTTTCCCGAATTGGAACGCTTCAATACCGCCACCCTGGAGAGCACCTACTTCGATCGCGATGTGGAGAAGGCCTTCATGACGCAGTCCGCCGACATCTTTGCTAGCAAGACCAAGAAatcgctgctgctggccaaccAAGTGGGCAATATGTACACCCCCTCGGTGTACTCCGGCTTGGTGTCTCTGTTGATTGGCGGACCAGCCAATGAGCTGGTCGGAAAGCGCATTGGTTTGTTCTCCTACGGATCCGGACTGGCTGCTTCCATGTACTCGATAAGCGTGACCCAGGATGCGGCTGCTTTCGAAAAGTTTGTCTCGAAGCTGGAATACGTGCAGCCATTGCTGAATTCACGGGAGAAGGTTGCGCCCGAGCAGTTCTCCGCGTTGATGGAGGTGCGGGAGAAGAACAACCATGCGGCGCCCTACACGCCTACGGGCAGCATCTCTGCACTGTTTCCCGGTACCTACTATCTGAAGGATGTGGATGCGCTGCATCGACGCACCTACGAGCGCACGCCGACCATCAGCAATGGGGTGCACTAA
- the LOC6609435 gene encoding alpha-N-acetylgalactosaminidase, protein MYGTWGVFLGGILLLQVLQLSMGLDNGLALKPPMGWMSWERFRCITDCKLYPDECISEKLFRRHADLLVSEGYADAGYEYVIIDDCWLEKNRDNDTQKLVPDRKRFPNGLNALSDHIHYQGLKFGLYQDYGTNTCAGYPGVIKHMKLDAQTFADWDVDYVKLDGCYANISDMATGYPEFGRLLNETGRPMVYSCSWPAYQEDAGEMPDYESLKQHCNMWRNWDDIEDSLESLMQIMDYFAKNQDRIQPHGGPGHWNDPDMLLLGNYGLSYDQSKLQMAIWAIMAAPLIMSNDLAAVRPEIKAILQNRAVIAVDQDELGIQGRRVLSRNQIEVWKRPITPVTRSGHHSYAVAFVSRRDDGAPYRIPFTVKEFGLTNPNGYSVQDLYDVSNKLGIFQSESQFITRVNPNGVTFYKFTAL, encoded by the exons ATGTACGGAACGTGGGGCGTCTTTCTGGGCGGGATTCTCCTGCTGCAGGTTCTGCAATTATCCATGGGCCTCGATAATGGCCTGGCACTAAA GCCACCTATGGGCTGGATGTCCTGGGAACG CTTCCGTTGCATTACCGACTGTAAACTGTATCCGGATGAGTGCATCAG TGAAAAACTATTCCGAAGACATGCGGATCTTCTGGTTTCTGAAGGATATGCGGATGCTGGCTACGAGTACGTCATCATAGATGACTGCTGGCTGGAGAAGAATCGCGACAACGATACCCAGAAGCTGGTTCCGGACAGAAAGCGCTTTCCCAACGGCCTAAATGCTTTATCCGATCAt ATCCACTACCAGGGTCTGAAGTTTGGCTTGTACCAGGATTACGGCACCAACACCTGCGCTGGCTATCCCGGAGTGATCAAGCACATGAAGCTGGACGCCCAGACCTTTGCGGATTGGGACGTGGACTACGTGAAGCTGGACGGCTGCTATGCGAATATCAGCGACATGGCCACGGGCTATCCGGAGTTCGGACGCCTGCTCAATGAAACTGGTCGTCCGATGGTGTACTCCTGCAGTTGGCCCGCGTATCAGGAGGATGCAGGAGAAATGCCCGACTATGAGTCACTCAAGCAGCACTGTAATATGTGGCGCAACTGGGACGACATCGAAGACTCGCTCGAGTCCCTCATGCAGATCATGGACTACTTTGCTAAGAATCAGGACAGGATTCAGCCGCATGGCGGACCAGGACACTGGAACGATCCCGATATGCTGCTGTTGGGAAACTACGGCTTGAGTTACGATCAAAGCAAGCTGCAGATGGCCATTTGGGCCATTATGGCGGCACCTCTAATTATGTCCAATGATCTGGCTGCAGTTCGTCCCGAGATCAAGGCTATACTGCAGAATCG TGCGGTTATTGCTGTGGACCAGGATGAGCTGGGAATCCAGGGCCGTCGTGTTTTGTCCCGCAACCAAATCGAAGTCTGGAAACGTCCCATTACGCCAGTAACCAGGAGTGGACATCACTCCTATGCCGTCGCCTTCGTCAGTCGCCGAGATGATGGCGCTCCCTACAGGATCCCCTTCACGGTCAAGGAGTTCGGACTGACGAATCCAAATGGTTATAGTGTGCAGGATCTATACGATGTCAGCAACAAGTTGGGCATCTTCCAGTCGGAGAGTCAGTTCATCACACGCGTCAATCCCAATG GCGTAACTTTCTACAAGTTTACAGCGTTGTAA
- the LOC6609436 gene encoding nuclear pore glycoprotein p62, producing MAFQLPTTTAAPTGGASSSFSFGLSTGTPAAAPAAGAATTVPATKTTFSFGTPATAACIGGGDADNAKAQAPPAFGFGLASGTASAPLTLGTQAANPASTTSATATGTSAAPAAFGGFTAQPAASVVPTIATSAPNTAATTTGLLGGSGLGAPKTTAAAPTTLTAAPAAIAPTQGAAPAPTLSTGGAFANLTTETKTTDSSAVSAASQLSYHQLEEHINKWTLEFEEQEKVFTEQATQINAWDKLLISNNQKIVELNDAVKKVKTDQQVLDQELEFIATQQKELEDSLGPLEKEFVNLPRVDMERSQTYLMVENLDTQLKQMSEDLKEIIDNLNEANKGQDTTDPIIQIGKILNAHMNSLQWIESQSTNISKKLEDIGKIQDSQKRDIFRAPF from the coding sequence ATGGCATTCCAGTTGCCAACAACAACCGCCGCCCCGACCGGAGGCGCATCATCGTCGTTTTCGTTCGGCCTCAGCACAGGAACACCAGCCGCAGCACCAgctgcaggagcagcaacCACGGTTCCCGCCACAAAAACCACATTTTCGTTCGGAACACCGGCAACTGCTGCTTGTATCGGTGGCGGAGATGCAGACAACGCCAAGGCGCAGGCTCCACCGGCCTTTGGATTTGGCCTGGCATCCGGCACTGCTTCAGCTCCCCTCACGCTGGGCACTCAAGCCGCAAATCCAGCTTCCACCACTTCTGCGACCGCGACTGGAACctctgctgctcctgccgccTTCGGAGGCTTTACGGCTCAGCCAGCGGCATCTGTGGTGCCAACTATAGCAACCAGTGCACCGAACACCGCAGCTACCACAACTGGATTGCTGGGCGGGTCTGGATTGGGAGCTCCTAAGACCACTGCCGCTGCGCCCACAACTCTGACTGCAGCTCCGGCGGCCATAGCGCCGACGCAAGGAGCTGCACCGGCCCCAACTTTAAGTACTGGCGGTGCTTTTGCCAATCTCACTACCGAGACCAAGACCACAGACTCATCGGCCGTTTCCGCGGCATCCCAATTGTCCTACCACCAACTGGAGGAGCATATCAACAAGTGGACTCTGGAGTTCGAGGAACAGGAAAAGGTATTCACCGAACAGGCCACTCAGATCAACGCCTGGGACAAACTGCTCATCAGCAATAACCAGAAGATCGTCGAGCTTAACGATGCCGTCAAAAAAGTGAAAACCGATCAGCAAGTGCTGGACCAGGAGCTGGAGTTTATAGCCACGCAGCAAAAAGAGCTTGAGGACAGCCTGGGACCGCTTGAGAAGGAATTCGTTAATCTCCCGAGAGTGGACATGGAACGCAGCCAAACCTACCTGATGGTGGAGAATCTGGACACGCAACTGAAGCAGATGTCCGAGGACCTAAAGGAGATCATAGACAACTTGAACGAGGCCAACAAGGGCCAGGACACCACAGATCCCATCATACAGATCGGAAAAATCCTTAATGCCCATATGAATTCGTTGCAGTGGATCGAATCGCAGTCGACGAACATCAGCAAGAAGCTGGAAGACATTGGCAAGATTCAAGACTCCCAGAAACGCGATATTTTCCGAGCTCCTTTCTAA
- the LOC6609437 gene encoding U3 small nucleolar RNA-associated protein 18 homolog produces the protein MSSDESSDGFEELQSLKALYGQQEKEKPKNIKRERYIPKASQAKELNYVEVPMEKVLFGDRQRLLTNLAKSVGHKLPNHDEDEQEGNPGQAKAGDKRKAAWSDSDDEDLQVGDVKKATKHTGPLNHLRKDKSYKEYLTARFQRTLNQPKWAEKKVKNEDDEDESSDEELLRTVGFIDRKARNSDLPQKTLNFKRVKDLNRATYSEGNTTSIQFHPTSTAALVAGMDGLATIYAVDGQKNEKLHNMRFKKFPLACSRIAPCGTRAFFGSVKPYYYSYDLLEAKESKLKVPGAMSFMHRFEVSPCGKYIVTAGKYGAIHLLTAKTNELLHSFKQEGKVKGFTWSGDSKRILVCGSTCNVTVLNLRQNLIEHTFMDDGCIHGESIQLSPNQRLLATGTQEGVVNIYDYESVFASKAPQPEKRFMNLRTAITDLQFNHSSELLAMCSSEAPNAFKLGHFPSATVYSNFPAQNENVGFVTSMAFSPHSSFLAFATRGKQVPLFRLKYFKGY, from the coding sequence ATGAGTTCAGACGAGTCCAGCGATGGATTTGAGGAGCTGCAGAGTCTAAAGGCTCTCTACGGCCAGCAGGAGAAAGAGAAACCGAAAAATATCAAAAGGGAACGCTATATCCCAAAGGCCTCGCAGGCCAAAGAGCTGAACTATGTGGAGGTGCCCATGGAAAAGGTGCTCTTCGGCGACAGGCAGCGACTGCTCACCAATCTAGCCAAGTCCGTGGGACACAAGTTACCGAACCATGACGAGGATGAGCAGGAGGGAAATCCCGGCCAGGCAAAGGCAGGCGACAAGCGAAAAGCCGCCTGGTCGGATTCCGATGACGAGGACCTGCAGGTGGGCGATGTCAAGAAGGCCACGAAGCACACGGGTCCACTGAATCACCTGCGAAAGGATAAATCGTACAAGGAGTACCTTACGGCGCGATTCCAGCGCACGCTCAACCAACCCAAGTGGGCCGAGAAGAAGGTCAAAAACgaggacgacgaggacgaATCCTCCGACGAAGAACTGCTGCGGACGGTTGGCTTCATCGATCGCAAAGCCCGGAACAGTGATCTGCCCCAGAAGACTCTGAATTTTAAACGGGTCAAAGACCTCAACAGGGCCACATATTCCGAGGGTAATACCACCAGCATTCAGTTTCATCCAACCAGTACTGCTGCTCTAGTGGCGGGCATGGACGGCCTAGCCACCATCTACGCTGTGGACGGGCAAAAGAACGAGAAGTTACACAATATGCGCTTCAAGAAGTTCCCGCTGGCCTGCTCGAGGATTGCTCCATGCGGCACAAGGGCGTTCTTCGGTTCCGTGAAACCATACTACTACTCCTACGACTTGCTGGAGGCCAAGGAATCCAAGCTGAAGGTGCCGGGTGCAATGTCGTTTATGCACCGCTTTGAGGTGTCTCCATGTGGCAAATATATCGTCACTGCTGGCAAGTATGGAGCCATTCACCTGCTCACGGCCAAAACAAATGAGCTGCTGCACAGCTTTAAGCAGGagggcaaagtgaagggattCACTTGGTCTGGTGACTCCAAGAGGATCCTCGTCTGCGGTTCCACTTGCAATGTCACCGTGCTAAACCTGCGCCAGAACCTCATCGAGCACACCTTCATGGACGACGGCTGTATACATGGAGAGTCCATTCAACTGTCTCCCAACCAACGCCTACTGGCCACCGGCACTCAAGAGGGCGTGGTCAACATCTACGACTACGAGAGCGTTTTCGCCTCCAAGGCCCCACAACCCGAGAAGCGCTTCATGAACCTGCGGACTGCCATCACGGATCTACAGTTCAATCACTCATCTGAACTGCTGGCTATGTGCTCCAGTGAGGCGCCAAATGCTTTTAAGCTGGGCCATTTCCCCAGCGCTACTGTGTACTCCAATTTCCCGGCACAGAACGAGAATGTTGGCTTTGTGACCTCCATGGCCTTTTCGCCGCACAGCAGCTTCCTGGCCTTTGCCACTAGGGGCAAACAGGTGCCGCTCTTTAGGCTTAAATACTTCAAGGGTTATTAA
- the LOC6609438 gene encoding zinc finger protein 646: protein MALTVSEYRVSSITFYLSMTMTGDFLTFFVRFLLSEHKSSQRIMTSAGDWIEELEQATLLSIQEDNGIVTKVYVAPCLQPRIKKNVFPVDNTQLFHCPFCSIAIRTAGPYKVHLMACKRRWARMMKDAPDVSQQPCSICKKTFSSVDALVSHRLLHGIPSLNRTCAACNVEFETDLEYRTHLESHLIPSESTDESDEGTYTITKTFTCIFCRTEFEASFKPGQVTRRYGCDACVVRLKAQEEEKKIFGKRRAQLSCDRCGKKYKYEGFLHRHLKICQMPDKSKRKREIEINEAS from the exons ATGG CCCTGACAGTTTCCGAATATCGGGTATCGAGTATTACTTTCTACCTTTCAATGACAATGACCGGCGACTTTCTCACTTTCTTCGTACGCTTCTTACTGTCGGAACACAAGAGCTCACAAAGGATTATGACAAGTGCTGGCGACTGGATCGAGGAGCTGGAACAAGCTACTCTACTGTCGATTCAGGAGGATAATGGTATTGTTACCAAGGTGTACGTAGCGCCCTGTTTGCAGCCGAGAATAAAAAAGAATGTTTTCCCGGTGGACAACACGCAACTCTTCCACTGTCCGTTTTGCTCTATTGCGATTCGCACGGCCGGTCCCTACAAGGTCCATCTGATGGCCTGCAAAAGACGCTGGGCACGCATGATGAAGGATGCGCCGGACGTGTCCCAGCAGCCGTGCAGCATTTGCAAGAAAACCTTCTCATCGGTGGATGCCCTGGTCAGCCACAGGCTCCTGCATGGAATTCCATCATTGAATCGCACCTGTGCAGCCTGCAATGTCGAGTTCGAGACGGATCTGGAGTATCGCACCCATTTGGAGAGCCATCTAATACCGTCCGAGTCCACGGATGAGTCCGACGAAGGGACGTACACCATCACCAAGACCTTCACTTGCATTTTCTGTCGCACGGAATTCGAGGCCAGCTTTAAGCCTGGCCAAGTGACCCGCCGATACGGGTGCGACGCATGTGTCGTAAGGCTGAAGGCCCAGGAGGAGGAGAAAAAGATCTTTGGGAAGAGAAGGGCCCAGTTAAGCTGTGATCGTTGTGGGAAAAAGTACAAATATGAGGGTTTCCTTCACCGTCATCTGAAGATTTGCCAGATGCCGGATAAATCCAAAAGAAAGCGTGAGATTGAAATCAACGAAGCCAGTTAA
- the LOC6609439 gene encoding testisin isoform X1, producing the protein MTPAVVLLTFLVILSFGSYGYSQLLDSNCIASHRMRIIGGQDAQRTPWMAYLIRDNTFACGGSLIAHRSYLQLIKYCIYNGFFITFLFISGFVLTAAHCTKVNDNLFVRLGEYDSSRTTDGQTRHYRVVSIYRHENYIDFRNHDIAVLKLSRKVVYDAFIRPICIFFNSGYQSFANSIQDFILTGWGQMAHNKMPTTLQKMSLRRVSNEYCGVPGLSICCWNPLQYACFGDSGSPLMSVVKYGQSTIYVQFGVTSSVTGNCDGFSSYLDLTSYIPWLSQTLSRNWA; encoded by the exons ATGACGCCTGCGGTCGTTCTGCTGACTTTTTTAGTAATCCTAAGCTTCGGATCTTATGGATATTCGCAGCTATTGGATTCAAATTGCATTGCATCGCACCGAATGAGAATAATTGGTGGTCAGGATGCTCAAAGGACTCCATGGATGGCTTACTTGATACGAGATAACACTTTCGCATGTGGCGGCTCACTGATTGCCCACCGTTCGTACTTGCAACTTATTAAGTATTGTATTTATAATGGTTTTTttataacttttttatttatttcaggCTTTGTTTTAACCGCCGCCCATTGCACGAAAGTCAACGACAACTT attTGTTAGATTGGGTGAATACGATTCTTCGAGGACAACGGATGGCCAGACTAGACACTACAGAGTTGTTTCAATATATCGGCATGAGAACTACATAGATTTTCGGAATCATGATATTGCTGTGCTCAAACTGAGTCGGAAAGTCGTCTACGATG CTTTTATCCgaccaatttgcattttttttaattccgGCTATCAGTCCTTTGCAAACAGCATACAGGACTTTATTTTAACTGGCTGGGGTCAGATGGCCCACAACAAGATGCCCACTACACTGCAGAAAATGTCCCTGCGTCGTGTTAGTAATGAATATTGTGGTGTTCCAGGTCTTTCCATATGTTGCTGGAATCCCTTGCAGTACGCCTGCTTTGGAGATTCGGGTAGTCCATTGATGTCAGTTGTGAAATACGGACAGAGTACCATATATGTTCAGTTTGGGGTCACTAGCTCCGTTACCGGAAATTGCGATGGCTTCAGCTCATATTTGGATCTCACGAGCTATATCCCTTGGCTTTCCCAAACCTTGTCAAGAAACTGGGCCTAA
- the LOC6609439 gene encoding testisin isoform X2, with protein MTPAVVLLTFLVILSFGSYGYSQLLDSNCIASHRMRIIGGQDAQRTPWMAYLIRDNTFACGGSLIAHRFVLTAAHCTKVNDNLFVRLGEYDSSRTTDGQTRHYRVVSIYRHENYIDFRNHDIAVLKLSRKVVYDAFIRPICIFFNSGYQSFANSIQDFILTGWGQMAHNKMPTTLQKMSLRRVSNEYCGVPGLSICCWNPLQYACFGDSGSPLMSVVKYGQSTIYVQFGVTSSVTGNCDGFSSYLDLTSYIPWLSQTLSRNWA; from the exons ATGACGCCTGCGGTCGTTCTGCTGACTTTTTTAGTAATCCTAAGCTTCGGATCTTATGGATATTCGCAGCTATTGGATTCAAATTGCATTGCATCGCACCGAATGAGAATAATTGGTGGTCAGGATGCTCAAAGGACTCCATGGATGGCTTACTTGATACGAGATAACACTTTCGCATGTGGCGGCTCACTGATTGCCCACC gCTTTGTTTTAACCGCCGCCCATTGCACGAAAGTCAACGACAACTT attTGTTAGATTGGGTGAATACGATTCTTCGAGGACAACGGATGGCCAGACTAGACACTACAGAGTTGTTTCAATATATCGGCATGAGAACTACATAGATTTTCGGAATCATGATATTGCTGTGCTCAAACTGAGTCGGAAAGTCGTCTACGATG CTTTTATCCgaccaatttgcattttttttaattccgGCTATCAGTCCTTTGCAAACAGCATACAGGACTTTATTTTAACTGGCTGGGGTCAGATGGCCCACAACAAGATGCCCACTACACTGCAGAAAATGTCCCTGCGTCGTGTTAGTAATGAATATTGTGGTGTTCCAGGTCTTTCCATATGTTGCTGGAATCCCTTGCAGTACGCCTGCTTTGGAGATTCGGGTAGTCCATTGATGTCAGTTGTGAAATACGGACAGAGTACCATATATGTTCAGTTTGGGGTCACTAGCTCCGTTACCGGAAATTGCGATGGCTTCAGCTCATATTTGGATCTCACGAGCTATATCCCTTGGCTTTCCCAAACCTTGTCAAGAAACTGGGCCTAA